A stretch of the Teredinibacter haidensis genome encodes the following:
- a CDS encoding DUF4124 domain-containing protein: MAAKLLIKLVMTLLIVVGVSNYMFYLMTGKAPFGLMDAEISTPSLSGLKPKFPSAKDTAYKWTDENGVVHYGSEAPAHMQDQAEKMVVDPDTNMVQGLKPGSTTPTVSDAPISNQPVISSPYNAEGVKKLLDDARDVQRKLNDRHEQQRKIIDGS; this comes from the coding sequence ATGGCAGCAAAGTTACTTATAAAGCTTGTTATGACACTGTTGATAGTGGTTGGCGTATCGAACTACATGTTCTATCTGATGACGGGAAAAGCACCCTTTGGCTTGATGGATGCTGAAATCAGTACACCGTCGCTCTCAGGCTTAAAGCCCAAATTCCCTTCGGCGAAAGACACCGCCTATAAATGGACAGATGAAAACGGCGTGGTTCACTATGGCTCCGAAGCACCGGCCCACATGCAAGATCAAGCCGAGAAAATGGTGGTCGACCCCGATACCAATATGGTTCAGGGTTTGAAGCCGGGAAGCACTACCCCAACAGTTTCGGACGCACCGATATCCAACCAGCCGGTAATCAGCAGCCCGTACAATGCCGAAGGTGTGAAAAAGCTTCTCGACGACGCCCGAGACGTTCAGCGAAAACTCAATGACCGCCACGAGCAACAACGAAAAATTATTGATGGCTCATAG
- a CDS encoding CinA family protein, translating into MNNTFRTSQLAEALGHTLIDRKLRVATAESCTGGGVAQAITAIDGSSQWFELGLVTYSNSMKERLLGVSPALLEAHGAVSEAVVASMVVGAIKASDADIAVAISGIAGPTGAVEGKPVGTVCIAWGSRDCIATSTEHFNGDRAQVREQSVISALEHLISILQNKNTV; encoded by the coding sequence ATGAATAATACATTCCGCACCTCCCAGTTGGCTGAGGCCCTGGGGCATACTCTTATCGACCGCAAGCTACGTGTAGCAACCGCTGAATCCTGCACCGGGGGAGGCGTGGCTCAGGCCATTACCGCTATTGACGGTAGCTCTCAATGGTTTGAACTGGGCCTGGTAACTTATAGCAATTCAATGAAAGAGCGCCTGCTGGGCGTGAGCCCAGCACTGCTGGAAGCACATGGTGCGGTGAGTGAAGCGGTTGTGGCATCGATGGTCGTGGGCGCGATTAAAGCGTCGGATGCAGACATCGCTGTAGCCATCAGTGGTATTGCCGGGCCCACGGGCGCCGTTGAAGGTAAGCCGGTAGGGACCGTATGTATTGCATGGGGTAGCCGTGATTGTATCGCTACATCAACAGAGCATTTCAACGGTGATCGCGCGCAGGTGCGGGAGCAGTCCGTGATAAGCGCACTGGAACATCTCATTTCAATACTCCAGAATAAAAACACTGTATAA
- the recA gene encoding recombinase RecA, protein MDANKEKALQAALAQIDRQFGKGTAMKLGDKPIERIPSVSTGSLPLDIALGIGGLPYGRIVEIYGPESSGKTTLTLSTIAQAQKSGKTCAFIDAEHALDPGYAQNLGVNTDDLIVSQPDTGEQALEVTDMLVRSGAVDLVIIDSVAALTPKAEIEGEMGDHHVGLQARLMSQALRKLTANIKNANCLVIFINQIRMKIGVMFGNPETTSGGNSLKFYASVRLDIRRIGSVKEGDEVVGSETRIKVVKNKVAPPFKQCETQILYGQGFNYFGELIDLGVKVGLIDKAGAWYSYKGDKIGQGKKNAAVFLEEHPEAVEELDKAIRGEFLQVPSSVSPDVEEIES, encoded by the coding sequence ATGGATGCGAATAAAGAAAAAGCTTTGCAGGCTGCATTAGCTCAAATTGATCGGCAGTTTGGTAAAGGAACTGCGATGAAATTAGGTGATAAGCCTATTGAAAGAATACCTTCGGTTTCAACAGGTAGTTTGCCACTGGATATTGCCTTGGGTATAGGTGGGTTGCCTTATGGGCGTATTGTAGAGATATACGGGCCGGAATCATCTGGTAAAACAACTTTAACGCTAAGCACTATTGCGCAGGCACAAAAAAGTGGTAAGACGTGTGCATTTATTGATGCGGAGCATGCGCTTGATCCTGGTTATGCACAAAACCTTGGGGTGAATACAGACGACCTTATTGTTTCTCAACCTGATACTGGTGAACAGGCGCTTGAAGTGACTGATATGCTTGTTCGTTCTGGTGCAGTTGACCTTGTAATTATTGACTCTGTTGCAGCTCTTACGCCGAAAGCTGAAATTGAAGGTGAGATGGGCGATCATCATGTTGGCCTTCAAGCGCGTTTAATGTCGCAAGCTTTACGAAAGCTCACAGCAAATATTAAAAACGCAAATTGTTTGGTTATTTTTATCAACCAGATCCGAATGAAGATTGGAGTTATGTTCGGGAATCCAGAGACTACATCTGGCGGCAATAGTTTAAAATTTTATGCATCTGTACGCTTGGATATTCGTCGCATAGGCTCTGTTAAAGAAGGTGACGAAGTTGTTGGAAGTGAAACTCGTATCAAGGTTGTTAAAAATAAAGTAGCCCCGCCATTTAAGCAATGTGAAACTCAAATTTTATATGGTCAAGGCTTTAATTATTTTGGCGAATTAATTGATTTGGGTGTAAAAGTTGGATTGATTGATAAAGCCGGTGCTTGGTACTCCTACAAAGGCGATAAAATAGGTCAAGGTAAAAAGAACGCAGCGGTGTTTCTAGAAGAGCATCCGGAAGCTGTTGAAGAGTTGGATAAGGCGATTCGAGGGGAATTTTTGCAAGTGCCTAGTTCAGTGTCGCCCGATGTTGAAGAAATAGAAAGTTAA